Part of the Elgaria multicarinata webbii isolate HBS135686 ecotype San Diego chromosome 5, rElgMul1.1.pri, whole genome shotgun sequence genome, TGTCTTGTGGCAGCTGGTCCATCAACTTTAAGTAACTACCCATTTACAAGGGAGGGCGAAATTGGGCCAGTGGGACGTTTTTTTCAGAGACCACCTACTTCAATATATGCCGTCATAATCTTAAGGCCATCCAAAGGATAAGATGAAAGAAAGGCCCTCAGAGAGCCTGAAGGCCTGCAGAAAGCCTGGCTGTTCTCCGCCTCTGATTCTCTCTACTTCCAGAGATTTGCCAAAGTCCCTCCCTGAACCCTTTATGCACAGTTAGGCCTTTATATGAAGTGGCATCTATGTAGTTTTGGCTAATCATAACCACAGcaggggtagtggtggtggaatAGTTTgtgaattcactgccacaatatgtggtgatggccagTAGCTTAGACAGCttaaaaaaaggattagacaaattcataatGGAttatctatcaatggctatttgtcATGATAACACAATACCAGATGTGAGGTGGTGAAACAGGATGGCCATGCCATCATAGTCTGTTTTTGAGTTTCCTGTTACATGTGATTGGCTGCTGTAGAAAATAGAATTGAGACAATGAGTTTCAGTTTGAAGCAGCAAGGCACTTTGATTGAATCCACCAAGACCATTGCTATGCTCTTAAAACTAGTGAATGGCCTCGGCTTTGTATGGGCTGTTCCAGCAttgctcctctaaatgagcgatttattgcatgcttgtgattggccactcatgaaagtttttAGGTTAATTTCTTGACATCGTCAGCAACCAGGACATTTCCCAAGGAATCCTCTagaaatcctgggataaaaagaaCAGCATTATCTTTtgtcactagatggcgctgtctcaatagaactcaatagAACTGAATGAAGGGGAAGTACTCAATTCAAACCCCTtatctcctcccatgtaatgcagcccataacaatcatgccaaagaaacaggaagcacaaaagccccaggtaaacaatgtgatttcacTTAATATAGAGACGTTCAGAGAAGCCTTTAAGCAAAATGACATAGCTGTCACAGTTGGATACATTGTGCCTGTCCTGTCTGAGTGATTTCATGCCCATTGGCCACCCTAGGGACAACCCCTGTAATGGTACATCCAcatagccccctgagggaggaATTTGTCCACTCTGTTCTCCAGGGGGAGCCACCCCACAGAAGTAGGGAGGGGGCAGCCATATAACTCTTTCCTTTGGACtacccccatggcttcaaactgTAGCGACTACAAAGCTATATGCTGGTTAGGGATGTCTGCTACCTAATGACTGAAGCtgatactgcaggcttcaaacaacTGACATATTTAAAttgattaaaattaattaatgcatttaaaataacCACTAtagtccccttagtatgcataccCAGTTtcaatatcttggtcatattgCCCTGATAGATGGACAGacatccttttattattattattttagattaGCCAGAACCACATGCATGCTGcgtacttccagacagagggctcctaggaCTAACAataaaaagacattgtgcagctattccgtcttttcaTCCTTAACAGAGTTTTTTGGCAattaaaaagatggaagaagtgggaaaacatgggaaggctacaaattggagatattgggcctgttcagatgacactttaggctctgtggttagtgaaactgtggttctctggggttagcactaaccacaagctgtgctatcgcacacaacactttaagccatggttagagccactaatccTGCTGCAGACGTTCCAACTGTGGTCagtgagtgagcaggatttagcaaaatgcatcgcacaaggcACCTTAAAACCTGTTGCTTAAcccaaagccttaaccagcagggtttaaggtgtcttctgaacaggacttacatcatctggaaacaccctcccaccttaaaattctgtgaatgaggcagggtaattgcacaataaaagcttcctcTGGAAGTACCTACCGTCTTATCCATGTAGCTAACTgtccaaggagagagagagagagcactaagaaagaaagaagaaagaatgtTTTGTCCTCCACCATGTGatccaaaaatattcacaaaacgGTAGAAAAGAGCTATTTGCTGCTTCTGCCTTTGACCTAATAGACAGGGGATACCTTTGGCAAATGTTAGCCACCACTAATATCGACAGAAGGCTGCTCTTCTTCATTCAATTGCTGCATACCAATACTTCCCTCAAGGTTAGACTTGGGGCAAATGGGCTGCTATCTAAAAATGGTCAGTTTCCGGGCATCAATTCCACCACTGTGATAAAAAATGAAGTGGTACTAAAACTTCTTTTGATTACTGGGGATAAGTTTAAAGGTTATTTTTATATAGTTTGACATTTTCAAAATAATACTTGGAGAATATTTTACGCCActattttgtttttccttcccACCCTGAGCTTCTGTGGGTAAAATGGGTTATTAATCTCAAATATCATGCTGCTTGAATACATATTAAGTTCATTGGAAATTAAAAGAAATGTTGTAGAACTGGATTCTATGctgcaatgtatttttttttaattatggttTATCTACTCTGTTTGTCTTTATAGATAATGAGCCAGTTGTCACTGGCATAATAGGAAGTACTGTTGAACTAAGATGCCACTATACTGGAGAACAGCCACTCATCCCAAATACATTTCGAATACAGTGGCAAAAAGAAGGGGTGACTCAATGCTTTGTAGACGCTTATTTTCCTAATGACAGTATGGAAGAATACCAGTGCAAAGAATTCAAAAATAGGACTCAGGCTGATAAGCAACCAAAGGATGGTCACTTTTCTCTGAAACTGTGGCGCATCAGTCTTAACGATGAGCACACATATGAGTGTGTGATACAGGAAAGTAAAAATGGATTATTTAGACCTATTCATCATGCAAAAGTAACCCTCAAAgtggcaggtaaggcctccctttCAAAGCAAATATTTCTAAACCACCTGTCAATGACCCAGGAGGACACCGCTTAAATGTTTGCAAAGTTCTTTTGCAAACGTTTGAGGCCAGAgaataatgggggtgggggtagcttGTTCAAAAGTGTGCATGTTTCTGATTATACCATGAGAACAGAGGAACAATGGTGTTTTATTGAGAGATTGCGCTTCTCCacacacaagtgatttattgtaCGCTCAGGATCAGtcactcatggaggtttgcagGTCGTTTTTATGACATCGCCAGCCTCCAATGCCTCTTGCGctgttttcaagcaggaatccgtCATTTTATATAactctgaaaatgcagtaataaatggaaaacGTGCTATAAAACAGCACCACCTGCTGGCAGTAGAATTGAAACCtctgggaaggaactggcaaaaacaaaccGGGTGGGGGGGGGACGAGTCTTGTGCCGGTCTTTAAACACATGAAGACTCCAGAAGGCAAAGCTatggtaaggctgcaggatttttgttgAATGTGGAAAAGCCCACTGAACTAAACACAGGGAAgggactatagctcagtggtagagcacctgctttgcatgccgaaggtcccaggctcaatctctcatgtctccaggtagggctaggaaagaatcctgcctgaaatcctggagagcagaGGCCAGACAGTATTAacagtactgggcttgatggaccaatgctctgagtctcagtataaggcagcttccggtGTTCCTATAGGGAGCAACCCaaccccttccttcccttctcctgcTTGCAGTTTGATGGTTTTGTGAAACCTGGGGCTAAATGAACAGCCACAAAAATGGAGTTCATACAAGCAACCTCATATGCACTTTAGAGACTCGCTGTTTTGTCCCTGTTGTCTTTCACTAAATCTAACCCTGACTTTGCTAGTATCGTACATTTCAGCCCTGCTCTTTcaacaagccccactgaaagaaATGAGAGCTCCATGGAAGCTGGGGTGTGAGGGAATGCACCCTTTCGTTCTGTCATCTGTACCCTGTGTCACCTTGCTTGATTTGCAATTTTAGGGCTATGTGACCACAGCAGAGATGGGGTTAGCCCTGCAAAGCCACACGGGGCTCAATTTGACCCTGTGCTTGATTGGTCCTTTTCATgggagtagagatgtaaaatttccagaaattttgaagccatggggggggggctttttttcccgggggtgggggtcgagaaaaatgggggaaatgtaatattagcactttttacagattggaagtcattttgttactttaggaacataaaatttcctctctttttttggtaaaaaaatggatctacaagctcctgaactgtaaggaacaactgaactgtaaggaacctctttggttttgccagtttatgggGAGCAGGCcagaaacaatttttaaaaaacaaacagaagaaaccatcaacactagtaacaaagaaaattatttatttctccactagtcctccattgtcaagcagacataaagcacccattcccataaaaagaactgagtaaaagggggaccaagattcaatgaatatgcatgaaatttaatcagactcattttctgagctacagctatcactagaagtttcagtctctgcttcagtggcagtgccccctagaggcagaaatgcatcttgctcttgaatttgagagttgtagtctcagtttgcaacctaggacttgcttgtcctcagtacACAGAAATtgcaataatctgatactgtacataattTTTAGAAGTCAtttgagaagtaaatatatgaacaccttatcttaaacattttatatatcatgctaaaataaaacatcacataatccatttttcttcatttccccattttttgggggggaaaacaaaaaaaggcatcggaacccacccacccaaaaaaagcgtttccccccccccccgcccaaatttttccagtttttttccaggccttcacatctctacatgGGAGACTGTGGAGATAGTGGGGTTAGTTTGAGTTATGGACGCCGATGGGAAAGGCAATCTCTTAGTAgaagagtgcatgctttgcatgcaaaaggttttgGGTTCAGTTTCTGACTTCTCCAGCTAAAAGAAACAGGTATCAGGTGATAAgaaagtggttctccagggtctcaggcattCAACTTAGACAATATTGTGCTAGATAGACTCaaagtctgacttggtataatgcACTATGTTTATATGAATGGAGAAATAGCGCAGCCTAATGACTTTACTCTTTTGGTGTTGCTTCCTGCATTTCTGGTTTTTCAGTAAGGCACCAAACTCCCATGCAAACAGGACCCAAGTCCCGCTACCTGGGTTGACATAATCTGATGGCAGTGCAAGGTGCTGGTGGAGAGGTGCAATAGTTGTTCTATTACCATGTTTtgaccttccctccctccaaccTTTTATAgccacaccaccaccaaaagtAGGCAGATGAGACTGTGAAAATGCTGTTGTAAAAGTATGCCACCCTTATTTCTTCCAGCAAACTACAGCAAACCGGTTTTAACAGTTCTGGAGCGATCTGAAGAAGAAATGACATTTTCTTGCAATTCTAGCCATGGATATCCACAACAAAAGCTTTATTGGATAAATCAAACAGACAACAGCCTCTTGAATGCAACAGAAACATCCATTAAAGAACCTGATGGGACATTCAGTGTTTACAGTGTGTTAACGATTAAAACAGCTTCTGACATAAAATTAGGGTGTCAAATTGAAAATGAGCGGCTTCAGCAGAATATAACTACCATCTGTAAGTTAAGGCTCACATTTTATCTGTTTCAGCTATGGTCTGTTTGTTGTGAAATGTCTGTAATGAAGGGCAAAAATAggtttgttttattaaaatacacaatacaatgcAAATCCTGAACCTTAAAACCTTGGCTTTTGGATCATTTGTAAGTTAGAATGAAATCTTGGCATCTTATACAAGACATGGAGGCATGGTTTCAGAGTTTCAGTGTAAATTCATGTGGGTCTCATAACATGAAGCTTGCATCCAAATTACTGGCTGATTTAGTTAAATCGGAATGTTTTAGTTAATTCAGCCCAGGAATGCTAGATCACTGTGGTGTTGTGTCAGAAGTAGTTGCCTTTGGCTGAATTCTTCTTGAATGTATTAAGTTATATGAGCTACAGCTGGCAATTCTGTAATTCCCTGTGTCCCAGGGGTTGAGCCCCCTGTTGTTCATCTCCCTTGGGATCCCTTCCCTCAGGCTAAGGGCACGTTTGTTCTGTGTAAAAGAGGGGTCTCTCCTTACACTTCAACCGTTCCCTTTTATCCACATTCGCACCCAGTTCGAAGAACACTGATGTCCCCACTAGGCTTGACAGCCCTTaataccgctgccaccatatgtCCTTTATTTAATACCTTTGGTCTCACGGAGAGACTACTTATAATGAAAGATAACAAACTGTATGCTGTGAACAAAAGacttataatttattaattataCATAAGATGGTTAAGAAGATTTATTCGTGTGTTCAGTAAAAGCTCTGAAATTAATGTTACATTTATTCCTAGCGTAATCTAACTCCCCCCTCTATATCTGTCCCAAAACAAGATTGTACCTGCACTCTCTAGCTCTAAACCCCAAATGTCTTCCTAACTCACTGACTCACCCCTCTCTAAACCACTCACTCCATGTTCTCCACCAATCATACGCCACCACACCAacattccattctctctctcccccccctttaactAACTTACCATATTAATTCTACACAAAGGACATAAACACCATTACCATAAATATACATACCAACTGTACCATAACTCACATTACATAGCCGaacataacccacccacccaaacttcCTTGCCTGTCCACTTTCAACTTGCTGATAGCACATATCTTTCTTGTCCCTTACATAACATTTGTTGTCATGGTCCCTCTTTTTTCAACTTCAATGTCTCCGCCACCCTATGGTCCCTGCTTTTCAGACTACTCTGAaggactgtgggttgtttgttgactCATGGGTCATTATGTTGTCTGGatacagccagggtggcttgttaactatacagcatggcttattttctcgaacaagccaccttgagaacccatggtttgttattgggttgttcagggtggttaacaagtcacactgcatggttaatatgACACCGTGATGGCATGACAGTGTTGAGAGAACATGATaatccaccctgtggaaaacatgatgcattcagacaacacactaacccaccatgagtTATCGTATTGTccgaatgcagtgtgttttccacaggctgggttaacatgttgtccgaatgcagtgcattttctggagagtgggttatgttgtctgaacacagtatgTTTTTCTCATTGTGgcctgttaaccatgcaatgtggtttatttttctcaagctatcttgagaacccatggcttgttgttgagttGCTC contains:
- the ICOSLG gene encoding ICOS ligand isoform X2; its protein translation is MQFFSFGLMVLFLWIQRADNEPVVTGIIGSTVELRCHYTGEQPLIPNTFRIQWQKEGVTQCFVDAYFPNDSMEEYQCKEFKNRTQADKQPKDGHFSLKLWRISLNDEHTYECVIQESKNGLFRPIHHAKVTLKVAANYSKPVLTVLERSEEEMTFSCNSSHGYPQQKLYWINQTDNSLLNATETSIKEPDGTFSVYSVLTIKTASDIKLGCQIENERLQQNITTIFESSSSTSSPRTDAHQHKTTIVLSAVAPAVAIALILILYILCDKNKPSRQGTYTGVFENEEAAQHNAPV
- the ICOSLG gene encoding ICOS ligand isoform X1 gives rise to the protein MAPKSFGLMVLFLWIQRADNEPVVTGIIGSTVELRCHYTGEQPLIPNTFRIQWQKEGVTQCFVDAYFPNDSMEEYQCKEFKNRTQADKQPKDGHFSLKLWRISLNDEHTYECVIQESKNGLFRPIHHAKVTLKVAANYSKPVLTVLERSEEEMTFSCNSSHGYPQQKLYWINQTDNSLLNATETSIKEPDGTFSVYSVLTIKTASDIKLGCQIENERLQQNITTIFESSSSTSSPRTDAHQHKTTIVLSAVAPAVAIALILILYILCDKNKPSRQGTYTGVFENEEAAQHNAPV